The following proteins are co-located in the Massilia litorea genome:
- the slmA gene encoding nucleoid occlusion factor SlmA, with amino-acid sequence MASTRPGQRKLQILQALAAMLEQPKGEKITTAALAARLSVSEAALYRHFASKAQMFEGLIEFIESSVFGVINQITEKEERGVDQLHAMLQMLLAFAANNPGMTRLLIGDALVGEDERLQARMNGFYDRIELACKGALRLAVTQGHGVEDDVAARASLLVSYVTGRWHRYAKSGFRQNPAEGTDVQLSLLLAA; translated from the coding sequence ATGGCAAGCACCAGGCCAGGCCAGCGTAAACTGCAAATCCTCCAGGCCCTGGCGGCCATGCTCGAGCAGCCGAAAGGTGAAAAAATCACCACCGCGGCGCTGGCGGCGCGGCTATCGGTATCGGAAGCGGCGCTGTACCGCCACTTCGCCAGCAAGGCGCAAATGTTCGAGGGGCTGATTGAGTTCATCGAGTCCAGCGTGTTCGGCGTGATCAACCAGATCACGGAGAAGGAAGAGCGGGGCGTCGACCAGCTGCACGCGATGCTGCAAATGCTGCTCGCCTTTGCCGCGAACAATCCGGGCATGACGCGGCTCCTGATCGGCGACGCCCTGGTCGGCGAAGACGAACGCCTGCAGGCACGCATGAACGGCTTTTATGACCGGATCGAGCTGGCCTGCAAGGGCGCCCTGCGCCTGGCCGTCACCCAGGGCCACGGCGTCGAGGACGACGTCGCGGCCCGCGCCAGCCTGCTGGTAAGCTATGTGACCGGGCGCTGGCACCGCTACGCCAAGAGCGGCTTCCGCCAGAACCCGGCCGAGGGGACGGACGTACAATTGTCGCTCCTGTTGGCAGCCTGA
- a CDS encoding pyrimidine 5'-nucleotidase translates to MPNHIPASPVWLFDLDNTLHDASHAIFPAISANMNTYIARVLEDGVTPVTQARVDAARLGYWKRYGATLLGMMRHHGVCAADFLSQTHDLHDLRAMMRSETGLGRLLQRLPGRKILLTNAPRDYSTHVMRHLRLQRHFAHHIAIEQMHVHRQLRPKPSKLMLSRLLRRHGVAARDCILVEDTLVNLKSAKQLGLRTVWVTQYLRRNEASTLAQMRPRRLILPNYVDVKVKSVRQLPKRLQRLR, encoded by the coding sequence GTGCCGAATCATATCCCCGCCTCCCCCGTCTGGCTATTCGATCTGGACAATACCCTGCACGACGCTTCACACGCGATCTTCCCGGCCATCAGCGCCAACATGAACACGTATATCGCGCGCGTGCTCGAGGACGGCGTCACGCCGGTGACGCAGGCACGGGTCGATGCCGCGCGCCTCGGCTACTGGAAGCGATATGGCGCCACCCTGCTCGGCATGATGCGCCACCATGGCGTTTGCGCCGCCGACTTCCTGAGCCAGACCCACGATCTGCACGATCTGCGCGCGATGATGCGCTCGGAGACGGGCCTGGGCCGCCTGCTGCAGCGCCTGCCCGGCCGTAAAATCCTGCTGACGAATGCGCCGCGCGATTATTCGACGCACGTGATGCGCCATTTGCGCCTGCAGCGCCATTTCGCGCATCACATCGCGATCGAGCAGATGCACGTGCACCGCCAGCTGCGACCGAAACCGTCGAAGCTGATGTTGTCGCGCCTGCTGCGCAGGCATGGCGTGGCGGCGCGCGACTGCATCCTGGTCGAAGACACGCTGGTGAACCTGAAAAGCGCCAAACAGCTGGGCCTGCGCACGGTATGGGTGACCCAATACCTGCGCCGGAACGAGGCCAGCACGCTGGCGCAAATGCGGCCCCGCCGATTGATTCTCCCAAACTACGTCGATGTCAAAGTAAAATCCGTGCGCCAGCTGCCGAAGCGCCTGCAGCGGCTCCGCTAA
- a CDS encoding TraB/GumN family protein: MRRPIIVAFLGLFLMACQALAAERGALFKVSAKGHSLYLYGTIHAGKPGYYPLEPRIRQALAGAPTLALEVDTMRDPGAVDAAFREHGLFTADSAGYAGLAPERRKRIETALTQQGINPAGVAQFKPWMLAAVLALADLAKLGYDPELGVDAHLATLARGKTRIVELESVQYQAALLDRLPIEAQWSLLEETLAYMASGRLLRETRDLFDAYERADQKALDDIAHRIETDDSLNGKFIREVVLAERNGPMADKLAALLARENNAVAAVGLLHLLGKRGVPELLRQRGLRVERVY; this comes from the coding sequence TTGCGACGTCCGATTATAGTGGCCTTCCTCGGCTTGTTCCTGATGGCGTGTCAAGCGCTGGCCGCCGAGCGCGGCGCGCTGTTCAAGGTGAGCGCGAAGGGCCATAGCTTGTACCTGTACGGGACCATCCATGCGGGCAAGCCCGGCTACTATCCGCTCGAGCCGCGCATTCGACAAGCGCTGGCGGGCGCGCCCACGCTGGCGCTGGAAGTGGACACGATGCGCGATCCTGGCGCCGTGGACGCGGCGTTTCGCGAGCATGGCTTGTTTACGGCCGACAGCGCCGGCTATGCGGGTCTGGCGCCGGAACGGCGAAAGCGTATCGAAACGGCCTTGACGCAGCAAGGCATCAATCCGGCGGGCGTGGCGCAATTCAAGCCCTGGATGCTGGCGGCGGTGCTCGCGCTGGCGGACCTGGCGAAGCTGGGCTACGACCCGGAACTGGGCGTGGACGCGCACCTGGCCACACTCGCGCGCGGCAAGACGCGTATCGTCGAACTCGAGTCAGTGCAATACCAGGCGGCGCTGCTGGACCGGCTGCCGATCGAGGCGCAGTGGAGCTTGCTCGAAGAAACGCTGGCCTACATGGCGTCGGGGCGCTTGTTGCGCGAGACGCGCGACCTGTTCGACGCCTACGAGCGTGCCGACCAAAAAGCACTCGACGATATTGCCCATCGCATCGAGACCGACGACAGCCTGAACGGCAAGTTCATCCGGGAGGTGGTGCTGGCGGAACGCAACGGACCGATGGCCGATAAACTGGCGGCGCTGCTGGCGCGCGAAAACAATGCGGTGGCCGCGGTCGGTTTATTGCACCTGCTGGGGAAACGGGGCGTACCGGAGCTGTTGCGCCAGCGCGGTTTAAGGGTGGAACGGGTGTACTGA
- the argB gene encoding acetylglutamate kinase has translation MNAHVTSLKTEDPSSDLTAVSPQIKAQILAEALPYIRNFHGKTIVIKYGGNAMTDERLKHGFARDVILLKLVGMNPVVVHGGGPQIDNALKKIGKQGTFVQGMRITDEETMEVVEWVLGGEVQQDIVMLINHYGGQAVGLTGKDGGLIRARKMSMPDRDKPGEFLDIGFVGEIEAINPAVVKALQDDAFIPIISPIGFGQDGQAYNINADVVAGKIAEILKAEKLIMMTNIAGVQDKEGKLVTDLSAREIDEMFEDGTISGGMLPKISSALDAAKSGVNTVHIIDGRIEHSLLLEVLTEQAFGTMIRSH, from the coding sequence ATGAACGCTCACGTGACCAGCCTGAAGACCGAGGACCCATCGAGTGACCTGACCGCGGTGTCGCCGCAGATCAAGGCACAGATCCTGGCCGAGGCGCTTCCCTATATTCGCAACTTCCACGGCAAGACCATTGTCATCAAATACGGCGGCAATGCCATGACCGACGAACGCCTGAAGCACGGCTTCGCACGCGACGTCATCCTGCTGAAACTGGTGGGCATGAACCCGGTGGTGGTGCACGGCGGCGGTCCGCAGATCGACAACGCCCTGAAAAAAATCGGCAAGCAAGGCACCTTCGTGCAAGGCATGCGCATTACCGACGAAGAGACCATGGAAGTGGTCGAGTGGGTGCTGGGCGGCGAAGTGCAGCAGGACATCGTCATGCTGATCAACCACTACGGCGGCCAGGCAGTCGGCCTGACCGGCAAGGATGGCGGCCTGATCCGTGCTCGCAAAATGTCGATGCCCGACCGCGACAAGCCGGGCGAGTTCCTCGACATCGGCTTTGTCGGCGAGATCGAGGCGATCAATCCGGCCGTCGTGAAAGCGCTGCAGGACGACGCTTTTATTCCGATCATCTCGCCGATCGGCTTCGGCCAGGACGGGCAGGCCTACAACATCAATGCCGACGTCGTCGCCGGCAAGATTGCGGAAATTCTAAAAGCCGAAAAGCTGATCATGATGACCAACATCGCCGGCGTGCAGGACAAGGAAGGCAAGCTGGTCACCGACCTGTCGGCGCGCGAAATCGACGAGATGTTCGAAGACGGCACGATCTCGGGCGGCATGCTGCCGAAAATCTCGTCGGCACTCGATGCCGCCAAGTCCGGCGTGAACACCGTGCACATCATCGATGGCCGCATCGAGCACTCTTTGTTGCTGGAAGTCTTGACCGAACAGGCTTTTGGCACTATGATCCGCTCGCACTAA
- a CDS encoding cysteine-rich CWC family protein, which translates to MSDCTRCGAAFGCAMADGGDAPCWCTTLPPVVPVPGIDAGCWCPACLRAHIAETARPASEKFPAAD; encoded by the coding sequence ATGAGCGACTGTACCCGTTGCGGCGCCGCCTTCGGCTGCGCCATGGCCGATGGGGGTGATGCGCCCTGCTGGTGCACGACGCTGCCGCCGGTGGTGCCGGTACCCGGCATCGACGCCGGCTGCTGGTGCCCGGCCTGCCTGCGTGCGCACATCGCCGAGACGGCGCGACCGGCCTCCGAAAAGTTCCCGGCCGCCGATTGA
- a CDS encoding extracellular catalytic domain type 1 short-chain-length polyhydroxyalkanoate depolymerase → MKLMNNKLLTQMRAATRNLIKKPQIDTNKVIQDALKNASAMTQAAQAQMQGLSQANGMAHLRTPSDVPDMLAELSRTFGGGAAAANEPAEALPGTFSEGSFTNAAGTRSYKLYVPSSYTDTADKPASLVVMLHGCTQDPDDFALGTQMNALAEETGCLVVYPAQSRQANSSRCWNWFNDVDQKRDQGEPSIIAGITREIMNKYRIDPAQVYVAGLSAGGAMATIMGTLYPDLYAAVGVHSGLPFASAKDLPSALAAMQGQLQRQRADGKRPPRAIPIIVFHGDQDHTVHPTNGDELMVHARDAAAGMAVEPGQVPDGHAFTRTMHKRADGKVHGEHWVIHGAGHAWSGGSARGSYTDGKGPDASREMMRFFSTHR, encoded by the coding sequence ATGAAACTCATGAATAATAAATTGCTCACGCAAATGCGTGCCGCCACCCGTAACCTGATCAAGAAGCCCCAGATCGATACCAATAAGGTGATCCAGGACGCGCTGAAAAACGCCTCGGCCATGACCCAGGCGGCCCAGGCGCAGATGCAGGGACTGTCGCAGGCGAACGGCATGGCCCACTTGCGCACCCCGTCCGACGTGCCGGACATGCTCGCCGAACTGAGCCGCACCTTCGGCGGGGGCGCCGCCGCCGCCAACGAACCGGCAGAAGCCTTGCCCGGCACCTTCAGCGAAGGCAGTTTCACGAATGCCGCCGGCACCCGCAGTTATAAACTGTACGTGCCGAGCAGTTACACGGACACCGCGGACAAGCCGGCCTCGCTCGTCGTGATGCTGCACGGCTGCACCCAGGATCCGGACGACTTCGCCCTCGGCACGCAAATGAACGCGCTGGCCGAAGAAACCGGTTGCCTGGTCGTCTATCCGGCGCAATCGCGCCAGGCCAATTCCTCGCGCTGCTGGAACTGGTTCAACGACGTCGACCAGAAGCGCGACCAGGGCGAACCCTCGATCATCGCCGGCATCACCCGCGAGATCATGAACAAATACCGCATCGACCCGGCCCAGGTGTACGTGGCCGGCCTGTCCGCCGGCGGCGCCATGGCCACCATCATGGGCACCTTGTACCCCGACCTGTACGCAGCCGTCGGCGTGCACTCCGGCCTGCCCTTCGCCTCGGCCAAGGATTTGCCGTCGGCCCTGGCCGCGATGCAAGGTCAACTCCAGCGCCAGCGCGCCGACGGCAAGCGGCCGCCGCGCGCGATCCCGATCATCGTCTTCCACGGCGACCAGGACCATACCGTGCACCCGACCAATGGCGACGAGCTCATGGTGCACGCGCGCGACGCCGCTGCCGGCATGGCGGTCGAGCCGGGCCAGGTACCGGACGGCCACGCCTTTACCCGCACCATGCACAAGCGCGCCGACGGCAAGGTCCACGGCGAACACTGGGTCATCCACGGCGCCGGCCATGCCTGGTCGGGCGGCAGCGCCCGCGGCAGCTATACCGACGGCAAGGGGCCGGACGCCAGCCGCGAAATGATGCGTTTCTTCAGTACCCACCGTTGA
- a CDS encoding CopG family transcriptional regulator yields MRGELMTTNEAKPKLVDSEKITINLGMIDLGQIDLLVSEGFYSNRTDLIRTAIRNQLNTHADVVRQTVARRSLVLGMHHYSRADLEAAQQAGIRLQIQVLGMASIASDVTVELALATIESISVLGALHASSAIKAALAERIL; encoded by the coding sequence ATGCGCGGTGAACTGATGACGACGAATGAAGCGAAACCGAAGCTGGTCGACTCGGAAAAGATCACGATCAACCTCGGCATGATCGACCTGGGCCAGATCGACTTGCTGGTGAGTGAAGGCTTTTACAGCAACCGGACCGACCTGATCCGCACAGCCATTCGCAACCAATTGAATACCCATGCGGACGTGGTCCGGCAAACCGTGGCGCGCCGCAGTCTCGTGCTCGGGATGCACCACTATTCGCGCGCCGACCTGGAAGCGGCGCAACAGGCCGGTATCCGGCTGCAGATCCAGGTGCTCGGCATGGCCAGCATCGCCAGCGACGTCACGGTCGAACTGGCCCTGGCCACCATTGAATCGATTTCGGTCCTGGGAGCACTGCATGCAAGCAGCGCCATCAAGGCCGCATTGGCAGAGCGCATACTTTAA
- a CDS encoding thioesterase family protein, with protein MSPELQPGLRFAWQYTVSPRATVPQLYHDTPFCLDMPDVLATGYMVGMMELACVHGMLPFLDWPREQSLGTMVNFQHLAPTPPGMTLRIEGEVIQVDGPRVRFKVQAWDEQERICEGTHERCVIDRDRFNGRVAKKRRTAIV; from the coding sequence ATGAGTCCAGAATTACAACCCGGCCTGCGCTTCGCATGGCAGTACACGGTGTCGCCGCGCGCGACCGTCCCGCAGCTGTATCACGACACCCCGTTCTGTCTCGACATGCCGGACGTGCTCGCCACCGGCTACATGGTCGGCATGATGGAACTGGCCTGCGTCCACGGCATGCTGCCCTTCCTCGACTGGCCACGTGAACAGAGCTTGGGGACCATGGTCAATTTTCAACATCTGGCGCCGACGCCGCCCGGCATGACCCTGCGCATCGAAGGCGAAGTCATTCAAGTCGACGGCCCGCGCGTACGTTTTAAAGTGCAGGCCTGGGACGAGCAGGAGCGTATCTGCGAAGGCACGCACGAGCGTTGCGTCATCGATCGGGACCGTTTTAATGGACGCGTCGCGAAAAAGCGGAGGACTGCAATCGTATGA
- a CDS encoding DUF1289 domain-containing protein yields the protein MSPLSSPELQTPVPSPCISLCEMDGQSGLCRGCLRTIDEIVAWGSASDEVKRAVWMEIRRREADLDFGA from the coding sequence ATGAGCCCGCTCTCGTCTCCCGAACTGCAGACCCCGGTTCCCTCCCCCTGCATCAGCCTGTGCGAGATGGACGGGCAGAGCGGCCTGTGCCGAGGCTGCCTGCGCACGATCGATGAGATCGTTGCCTGGGGCAGCGCCAGCGACGAGGTCAAACGCGCAGTCTGGATGGAGATCCGGCGCCGCGAAGCAGACCTGGATTTCGGCGCATGA